A genome region from Mycobacterium florentinum includes the following:
- the rpmG gene encoding 50S ribosomal protein L33 has translation MARNEIRPIVTLRSTAGTGYTYNTRKNRRNDPDRLTLRKYDPVVRRHVEFREER, from the coding sequence ATGGCTCGCAACGAGATTCGACCCATCGTGACGCTGCGCTCGACGGCGGGCACCGGATACACCTACAACACCCGCAAGAACCGGCGCAACGACCCCGACCGGCTCACGTTGCGTAAGTACGACCCGGTGGTCCGCCGCCACGTCGAGTTCCGGGAGGAACGCTGA
- a CDS encoding SDR family NAD(P)-dependent oxidoreductase, producing the protein MNLIGQALKTATDRLANPARVADPDRLRAAVSGKTVLVTGASYGIGEATARRLAAAGATVLVVARSAERLDDLAAAINAGGGNAIAYPTDLSDEAAVHVLTKQITENHGPLDIVVSNAGKSLRRSLHHQYDRPHDFQRTIDINYLGPIWLLLGLLPAMRENGRGHIVNVSSVGVRVVPGPQWGAYQASKGAFDRWLRSVAPELHADGVDVTSVYFALVRTRMIAPTPILGRLPGLSPDEAADAIAKAVIERPRSNEPPWVFPAELASVLLAGPADWAARLWHRRFFADSRGRKDRG; encoded by the coding sequence GTGAACTTGATAGGCCAGGCCTTGAAGACGGCGACGGACCGATTGGCCAACCCGGCGCGGGTGGCGGATCCCGACAGGCTGCGCGCCGCGGTTTCGGGCAAGACGGTCCTGGTCACCGGTGCGTCCTACGGCATCGGTGAGGCGACTGCCCGCAGGCTGGCGGCGGCCGGAGCGACGGTGCTGGTCGTCGCGCGATCGGCGGAGCGCCTCGACGACCTCGCCGCGGCGATCAACGCCGGTGGCGGGAACGCCATCGCCTATCCGACCGATCTGAGCGACGAGGCCGCCGTCCACGTGCTGACCAAACAGATCACCGAGAACCACGGCCCGCTCGACATCGTGGTCAGCAATGCCGGCAAATCGCTGCGCCGTTCGCTGCATCACCAGTACGACCGCCCACACGATTTCCAGCGCACCATCGACATCAACTACCTGGGGCCGATCTGGCTGCTGCTGGGACTGCTGCCGGCCATGCGGGAAAACGGCCGCGGCCACATCGTGAACGTGTCGAGCGTCGGCGTGCGGGTGGTGCCGGGTCCGCAATGGGGCGCGTATCAGGCGTCCAAGGGCGCTTTCGACCGCTGGCTGCGCAGCGTGGCGCCGGAATTGCACGCCGACGGTGTCGACGTCACGTCGGTGTACTTCGCCCTGGTGCGCACGCGGATGATCGCACCGACGCCGATCCTGGGCCGCCTTCCCGGTCTGTCCCCCGACGAGGCCGCCGACGCCATCGCCAAGGCGGTCATCGAGCGTCCGCGCAGCAACGAACCGCCCTGGGTGTTTCCGGCCGAGCTGGCCTCGGTGCTGCTGGCCGGTCCGGCCGACTGGGCCGCCCGGTTGTGGCATCGCCGGTTCTTCGCCGATTCGCGCGGACGAAAGGACCGGGGATGA
- the mrf gene encoding ribosome hibernation factor-recruiting GTPase MRF — protein MRTPVVLVAGQGDTDAVAGTFLRRAGTVVVEHRFDGHVVRRTTAMLCKGEFTTAEDALELAHGCVSCTVRNDLLALLRTLSRHAGVERIVVHLSEWLEPEPICVAINHVRVRIGPDYPDGPAALDVAIAGVVTCIDSRTWLTRALGDAVLGDGRTMAQAVVCQAEFADVLVLTRPEPVTLAVLRRLAPRARLTVGIERLETALANLEEGARRGLSDHPHGWLLAGRPPLGADGAVQIVEFNARRPFHPERLHAAVDLLLTGVVRARGRLWLASRPDQVMWLESAGAGMRVACAGKWLAAMTAQEVADIDAERRLFAELQWEFRFGDRHTAMTVLTCGAQAPDILDALYGALLTDAEMAQPRKWGGYPDPFGDWHEDPCDETAGTAEEVASDADRRES, from the coding sequence ATGCGGACGCCGGTGGTGCTGGTAGCGGGTCAGGGCGACACCGACGCGGTGGCGGGGACATTCCTGCGCCGGGCCGGGACCGTGGTCGTCGAGCATCGGTTCGACGGTCACGTGGTGCGGCGCACGACGGCCATGTTGTGCAAGGGCGAATTCACCACCGCCGAGGACGCATTGGAGCTGGCGCACGGGTGCGTGTCCTGCACCGTCCGCAACGACCTGCTGGCGCTGCTGCGCACGCTATCCCGCCATGCCGGCGTCGAGCGGATCGTCGTGCATCTGTCCGAGTGGCTGGAGCCCGAGCCCATCTGCGTGGCGATCAATCATGTCCGGGTGCGCATCGGTCCCGACTACCCCGACGGCCCGGCCGCCCTGGACGTGGCGATCGCCGGGGTGGTGACGTGCATCGACTCCCGCACTTGGCTAACCCGCGCCCTCGGGGACGCGGTGCTGGGGGACGGCCGCACGATGGCCCAGGCCGTCGTCTGTCAGGCCGAGTTCGCCGACGTGCTGGTGCTGACCCGCCCCGAGCCCGTGACACTGGCCGTGCTGCGCAGGCTGGCTCCGCGGGCGCGCCTCACCGTGGGCATCGAGCGCCTCGAGACGGCGCTGGCCAACCTGGAAGAGGGCGCGCGCCGCGGCCTCAGCGACCATCCGCACGGCTGGCTGCTGGCGGGCCGGCCGCCACTGGGAGCCGACGGGGCGGTGCAAATCGTCGAATTCAACGCCCGCCGCCCGTTTCACCCGGAACGCCTGCATGCCGCGGTGGATCTGCTGCTGACCGGCGTGGTGCGCGCCCGCGGCCGGCTATGGCTGGCCAGCCGGCCCGACCAGGTCATGTGGCTGGAGTCGGCCGGCGCAGGCATGCGGGTCGCGTGCGCGGGAAAGTGGCTGGCGGCCATGACCGCGCAGGAAGTGGCCGATATCGACGCAGAACGGCGCCTCTTCGCCGAGCTGCAATGGGAGTTCCGGTTCGGTGACCGGCACACGGCGATGACGGTGTTGACCTGCGGCGCGCAAGCCCCCGACATTCTCGACGCCCTGTACGGAGCGCTGCTCACCGACGCGGAAATGGCGCAACCACGGAAGTGGGGCGGCTACCCGGACCCGTTCGGCGATTGGCATGAGGACCCCTGCGACGAAACCGCCGGCACCGCTGAAGAAGTCGCATCCGACGCCGACCGCCGCGAATCGTGA
- the rpsR gene encoding 30S ribosomal protein S18: MAGKSKTRPSRTQPIEKKRNLLSSLGLKYVDYKDITTLRMFMSERGRIRSRRVTGLTVQQQRQVATAIRNAREMALLPYINER; encoded by the coding sequence ATGGCCGGCAAATCGAAAACCCGGCCCAGCCGGACTCAGCCGATCGAGAAGAAGCGAAACCTGCTGAGCAGCCTCGGCCTCAAGTACGTTGACTACAAAGATATTACGACGTTGCGGATGTTCATGTCCGAGCGCGGCCGAATCCGGTCCCGCCGCGTCACCGGCCTGACGGTGCAGCAACAACGGCAGGTGGCCACCGCGATCAGGAACGCCCGCGAGATGGCGCTGTTGCCTTACATCAACGAGCGCTAG
- the rpmB gene encoding 50S ribosomal protein L28 encodes MPMHCQVTGRTVGFGNAVSHSHRRTKRRWSPNIQTKTYYLPSEGGRVTLRVSAKGIKVVDRDGIEAVVARLRREGQRI; translated from the coding sequence ATGCCCATGCACTGTCAGGTCACCGGCCGCACAGTGGGTTTCGGTAACGCGGTGTCGCACTCGCATCGCCGAACCAAGCGCCGGTGGTCACCCAATATCCAGACCAAGACGTATTACCTGCCGTCGGAGGGCGGGCGCGTCACGTTGCGGGTGAGCGCCAAGGGAATCAAGGTCGTCGACCGCGACGGGATCGAGGCCGTGGTCGCGCGACTGCGCCGAGAGGGTCAGCGGATCTGA
- a CDS encoding aldehyde dehydrogenase family protein: protein MVLLDALGPSGEYRTRNREIVTSTAGVPVAELSKVAPLYVSRTIGAQRKVAPLPVAEREKALAAAADIFATGEIGGLGFDAYVELASRISGVPIVVTRAGARNVAGAVAHAFDAVRPAQPIGAVRDWREERTRAGSAVWTRRGEVFAVHAAGNGPGVHGLWPQALALGYRVAVRPSRREPFTGHRLVSALRQAGFRPEDVVFLPTDHGGADEIIRRADLAMVYGGQDVVDKYAADPTVMVNGPGRAKLLITADRDWRDYLDLIVDSIANLGGMACVNTTAVLYEGDSAPLAAAIAEKLATIEPLPTEDERAILPTQPVEKAQALANYLATKAAGTTALLGADQVVAAVGDGYAALRPAVHLLTEPDVDRLNIELPFPCVWVSPWSREAGLAPLRNSLVITVITGDDDLIDSVLGDPTVSNVYRGNHPTFYGAPEIPHDGFLADVLMRNKGFIRD, encoded by the coding sequence CTGGTATTGCTGGACGCGCTGGGGCCCAGCGGCGAGTACCGGACCCGCAACCGCGAAATTGTCACCAGCACCGCCGGGGTACCGGTCGCCGAGCTGAGTAAGGTGGCGCCGCTGTATGTATCGCGCACCATCGGTGCGCAGCGCAAGGTCGCGCCGCTGCCGGTCGCGGAGCGGGAAAAGGCATTGGCTGCCGCGGCCGATATCTTTGCGACCGGGGAAATCGGCGGCCTGGGCTTCGACGCGTATGTCGAACTCGCCAGCCGGATTTCGGGAGTGCCGATCGTGGTCACCCGCGCCGGGGCCCGCAATGTGGCGGGCGCCGTTGCCCACGCATTCGACGCGGTGCGCCCGGCCCAGCCGATCGGCGCGGTCCGCGACTGGCGCGAGGAACGCACCCGCGCCGGCAGTGCGGTCTGGACGCGGCGCGGCGAGGTGTTCGCCGTGCACGCCGCGGGCAACGGCCCGGGGGTACACGGCCTGTGGCCGCAAGCACTCGCCCTGGGCTACCGGGTCGCGGTGCGCCCGTCGCGACGCGAACCCTTCACCGGGCACCGGCTCGTTAGCGCTTTGCGCCAAGCGGGATTTCGGCCCGAGGACGTCGTATTTCTGCCCACCGATCATGGTGGCGCCGACGAGATCATCCGCCGCGCCGATCTCGCCATGGTGTACGGCGGCCAGGACGTCGTCGACAAATACGCCGCCGATCCGACGGTGATGGTGAACGGGCCGGGCCGCGCCAAGCTCCTGATCACCGCCGACCGCGATTGGCGCGACTACCTCGATCTGATCGTTGACTCGATCGCGAATCTCGGTGGTATGGCGTGCGTTAACACCACCGCAGTGCTCTACGAGGGCGACTCGGCCCCGCTGGCCGCGGCGATCGCCGAGAAGTTGGCGACGATCGAGCCGCTACCCACCGAGGACGAGCGGGCGATCCTGCCCACTCAGCCCGTGGAAAAGGCGCAGGCGCTGGCGAACTATCTGGCGACGAAGGCCGCGGGCACCACCGCGCTGCTCGGCGCGGATCAGGTCGTCGCCGCGGTGGGTGATGGCTATGCCGCCCTGCGTCCGGCCGTGCATCTGTTGACCGAGCCCGATGTCGACAGGCTCAACATCGAACTACCGTTCCCCTGCGTGTGGGTGTCGCCCTGGTCGCGCGAGGCCGGCCTGGCGCCGTTGCGAAACTCATTGGTAATTACCGTGATTACCGGCGACGACGACCTGATCGACAGCGTGCTCGGTGACCCGACCGTCAGCAACGTCTACCGCGGAAACCATCCGACTTTCTACGGCGCGCCCGAAATCCCGCACGACGGATTCCTCGCGGACGTGCTGATGCGCAACAAGGGTTTCATCCGCGACTAG
- the rpsN gene encoding 30S ribosomal protein S14, producing the protein MAKKSKIVKNDQRRAIVARYAERRAGLKEIIRSPRSTPEQRLAAQQALARQPRDASAVRVRNRDAVDGRPRGHLRKFGLSRVRMRELVHQGQLPGVRKASW; encoded by the coding sequence ATGGCCAAGAAATCCAAGATCGTCAAGAACGACCAGCGTCGCGCGATCGTCGCCCGCTACGCCGAACGGCGCGCCGGCCTCAAGGAGATCATCCGATCGCCGCGCAGCACACCCGAGCAGCGGCTGGCCGCACAACAGGCACTGGCCCGCCAGCCGCGCGACGCCAGCGCGGTGCGGGTACGCAACCGCGACGCGGTCGACGGTCGTCCCCGCGGGCACCTGCGCAAGTTCGGGCTGTCCCGGGTGCGGATGCGGGAGCTGGTGCATCAGGGCCAGCTTCCCGGCGTGCGGAAGGCGAGTTGGTAG